The proteins below are encoded in one region of Streptomyces sp. NBC_00490:
- a CDS encoding ATP-binding protein has product MRIAFVGKGGSGKTTLSALFSRHLARSGAPVLAVDGDINQHLAEALGHDGELPAAPPLGAHLNAVKDHLRGANPRIASAEAMIKTTPPGRGSRLLTLLGDDELHARHVRRVGDVPLMVTGEFEESDLGVACYHSKLGGVELYLNHLVDGPGEYVVVDMTAGADAFASGLFTRFDLTFLVAEPTRKGVSVYRQYRDHAREFGIRIAVVGNKVTGEDDLLFLKEEVGDDLLTHLVHSPFVRAAEQGRAPGGPESLEPHNRHALNVLRETVDACPRDWATLHRHAVEFHLRNARSWAGEDLAAQIDPDFVPGPAALL; this is encoded by the coding sequence ATGCGCATCGCTTTCGTCGGCAAAGGTGGCAGCGGCAAGACCACCCTGTCGGCACTCTTCTCCCGTCACCTGGCGCGGTCCGGCGCTCCCGTGCTCGCCGTGGACGGGGACATCAACCAGCATCTGGCCGAGGCGCTGGGCCACGACGGGGAGCTGCCTGCCGCCCCGCCGCTGGGCGCACATCTGAACGCCGTCAAGGACCACCTGCGCGGCGCCAACCCGCGCATCGCCTCCGCCGAGGCCATGATCAAGACCACTCCGCCGGGCCGCGGCTCCCGGCTGCTCACCCTGCTCGGCGACGACGAACTGCACGCCCGGCACGTCCGGCGGGTCGGCGACGTGCCGCTGATGGTGACCGGCGAGTTCGAGGAGAGCGACCTCGGGGTGGCCTGCTACCACTCCAAGCTCGGCGGGGTGGAGCTCTATCTCAACCATCTCGTCGACGGTCCCGGCGAGTACGTGGTGGTGGACATGACGGCGGGCGCGGACGCGTTCGCCTCCGGTCTCTTCACCCGCTTCGACCTCACGTTCCTGGTGGCGGAACCCACCCGCAAGGGCGTCTCGGTCTACCGCCAGTACCGCGACCACGCCCGTGAGTTCGGCATCCGAATCGCCGTCGTCGGCAACAAGGTGACCGGCGAGGATGACCTGCTCTTCCTCAAGGAGGAGGTGGGGGACGACCTGCTGACCCACCTGGTCCACTCACCGTTCGTACGGGCCGCCGAACAGGGCCGCGCACCGGGCGGCCCGGAGTCCCTGGAGCCGCACAACCGGCATGCCCTGAACGTCCTGCGCGAGACCGTGGACGCCTGCCCCCGCGACTGGGCGACGCTCCATCGCCACGCCGTCGAGTTCCATCTGCGCAACGCCCGCTCCTGGGCGGGCGAGGACCTGGCCGCCCAGATCGACCCCGACTTCGTACCGGGCCCCGCTGCCCTCCTCTGA
- a CDS encoding SCO5389 family protein: MSLDVSPKLLAEAENGAVREEDFVDTVRTSLPYAYDLIASLAVELHDGKAEFTDNQTPPPSEKERGQLLRALASDAIRGSLERHFGVALAFQNCHRVAAFRPGARDSETYARFTSTRSQILNQSPEFRDC, encoded by the coding sequence ATGTCTCTCGACGTCTCCCCGAAGCTCCTCGCCGAAGCCGAGAACGGCGCCGTCCGCGAGGAGGACTTCGTGGACACCGTCCGCACGTCCCTCCCGTACGCCTACGACCTGATCGCCTCTCTCGCCGTCGAACTCCACGACGGCAAGGCCGAGTTCACCGACAACCAGACGCCCCCGCCGTCCGAGAAGGAGCGCGGCCAGCTGCTGCGGGCCCTGGCCAGCGACGCGATCCGCGGCAGCCTGGAGCGGCACTTCGGGGTGGCCCTGGCCTTCCAGAACTGCCACCGGGTGGCGGCGTTCCGGCCGGGCGCGCGGGACAGCGAGACCTACGCGCGCTTCACCTCGACGCGTTCACAGATCCTGAACCAGTCGCCGGAGTTCAGGGACTGCTGA
- a CDS encoding GNAT family N-acetyltransferase, which yields MRDYSIRAAGPDDLDGARAVMLDTVYRDFGSGYVPRWHGDIIDPAAAYLVPERHTLLVALDPHSGEVVATGALDSRGPAHPPNPRHVAERYPSGRTAQLRRVYVRPEHRRRGLARRLVAELTEFAVAEGGYRSLYLHTDPAVPGAEAFWRSLGKLVHDERGGPEDASGVLHFEIPMGR from the coding sequence GTGCGTGACTACAGCATCAGGGCCGCGGGCCCGGACGACCTCGACGGCGCGCGAGCGGTGATGCTCGACACCGTCTACCGCGACTTCGGTTCCGGCTATGTGCCCCGCTGGCACGGCGACATCATCGACCCGGCCGCCGCCTACCTGGTCCCCGAGCGCCACACCCTCCTCGTGGCGCTCGACCCGCACAGCGGCGAGGTCGTCGCCACCGGCGCGCTGGACTCCCGGGGCCCGGCCCACCCGCCGAACCCGCGCCATGTCGCCGAGCGCTACCCCTCGGGGCGGACCGCACAACTGCGCCGCGTCTACGTCCGCCCCGAGCACCGCAGGCGCGGTCTCGCCCGGCGGCTGGTCGCGGAGCTGACGGAGTTCGCCGTCGCCGAGGGCGGCTACCGCTCCCTGTATCTGCACACCGACCCGGCCGTCCCGGGCGCCGAGGCCTTCTGGCGGTCGCTCGGCAAGCTCGTGCACGACGAGCGCGGGGGCCCCGAGGACGCGTCCGGCGTCCTGCACTTCGAGATCCCGATGGGGCGATGA
- a CDS encoding MDR family MFS transporter: MSSPLSTALRGTPDRTRLTPLLRLLILTQLAFNVGFFAVLPFLSEHLGTAVGMAGWTVGFVLGLRTFSQQGLFVVGGALADRYGIRPVVLAGCALRIAGFAWLGYAEATGAVIGAVLLIGFAAALFSPAVESEVARQAVVHEERGGGSRTRVLALFTVAGQAGAFVGPLLGALLLSVDFRSVCLAGAGIFVLVLAGHAWLLPQHIPGRRRVHVKGGIRVLLRNRRFLALCCAYGAYLLAYNQLYLALPAEVERATGSQSALAGLFALSSLLVVTAQLPVTRRVGDRLDLRRSMAAGLLLIAAGFTVVALARPAGWTGTAGLLPAAGFVVLLTLGQMLVAPVARAWVPDLAEEGRLGLYTGALSSVSGLIVLAGSSLTGTLLDSGLPAAVPWLVLAAVPAAAITLLPRRP; the protein is encoded by the coding sequence ATGAGCAGCCCGCTGTCGACCGCCCTGCGCGGGACCCCGGACCGTACCCGCCTCACGCCCCTCCTGCGGCTGCTGATCCTCACCCAACTCGCCTTCAACGTCGGCTTCTTCGCGGTGCTGCCGTTCCTGTCCGAGCACCTCGGCACGGCGGTGGGCATGGCGGGCTGGACGGTCGGGTTCGTGCTGGGGCTGCGGACCTTCAGCCAGCAGGGGCTGTTCGTGGTGGGCGGGGCGCTCGCCGACCGGTACGGGATCCGGCCGGTCGTGCTCGCGGGATGCGCGCTGCGGATCGCCGGGTTCGCCTGGCTCGGGTACGCCGAGGCGACCGGGGCGGTCATCGGGGCCGTGCTGCTGATCGGGTTCGCCGCCGCGCTGTTCTCGCCCGCGGTCGAGTCCGAGGTGGCCCGGCAGGCCGTCGTCCACGAGGAGCGGGGCGGCGGATCCCGTACCCGGGTGCTCGCACTGTTCACCGTGGCCGGACAGGCGGGGGCGTTCGTCGGGCCGCTGCTCGGCGCGCTGCTGCTGTCGGTGGACTTCCGCAGCGTGTGTCTCGCCGGTGCCGGGATCTTCGTGCTCGTCCTCGCCGGGCACGCGTGGCTGCTGCCGCAGCACATTCCGGGACGCCGACGGGTCCACGTCAAGGGCGGGATACGGGTGCTGCTGCGCAACCGGCGCTTCCTCGCGCTGTGCTGTGCGTACGGCGCCTATCTGCTCGCCTACAACCAGCTCTATCTCGCGCTGCCCGCCGAGGTGGAGCGGGCCACCGGTTCCCAGTCCGCGCTGGCCGGGCTGTTCGCCCTGTCCTCGCTGCTGGTGGTGACCGCCCAGCTGCCCGTCACCCGCCGGGTGGGGGACCGGCTCGACCTGCGCCGCTCGATGGCGGCCGGACTGCTGCTCATCGCCGCCGGGTTCACGGTCGTGGCGCTCGCCCGGCCGGCCGGCTGGACCGGGACGGCGGGGCTGCTGCCCGCGGCCGGGTTCGTCGTGCTGCTCACCCTCGGCCAGATGCTCGTCGCCCCCGTCGCCCGCGCCTGGGTCCCCGACCTCGCCGAGGAGGGGCGGCTCGGCCTCTACACCGGCGCGCTGTCCTCGGTCTCCGGTCTGATCGTGCTGGCCGGCAGCTCACTGACCGGCACACTCCTCGACAGCGGGCTGCCGGCGGCCGTGCCCTGGCTGGTGCTGGCCGCCGTACCGGCCGCGGCGATCACGCTGCTGCCGCGCCGTCCGTAG
- a CDS encoding ABC transporter substrate-binding protein gives MTRPRFLLALLLAPALTGCFASEGSGGSSDDVGDGSRLRVALAFPPAEHLSPYGADATLLSRLGVTEGLTALDANGAAAPALAASWTRENDRTWLFTLREATFQDGTDVTPAAVATALTHATEARPAPAALSGVTLTAKTEGTTGVRVTTKNPDPALPLRLSSPSLAVLSAKAYGRTNRVDPVGHATGPFELTKVMGATAATLDRNDDYWGGRAQAPGIDVKFVADGTARASALRTDQVDLAEAIPVAQAATLDKGLRKATATTRTTSLLLNTESDVFQDVGLRAAARQAVDTSALAEGVYEGYADAGTGLYGPAVTWAESKRTEPAGRAGATDPDGAAITLATYDNRPELPEVAQVLKQQLEKAGFEVELEVREYSRLESDVLAGRFDAFVGARNSLLDTGDPVSLLASDFTCDGSYNLALLCDKDVDKAVRKAERVTDTAGRQDAAMAAEAKILGTDAVVPLVHQRVITGVGPKVGGALLDPYERTLVGLGTRR, from the coding sequence ATGACCCGACCGCGCTTCCTCCTCGCCCTCCTCCTCGCCCCGGCCCTCACCGGCTGCTTCGCCTCGGAAGGCTCGGGCGGTTCGTCCGACGACGTCGGCGACGGCTCCCGGCTGCGGGTCGCCCTCGCCTTCCCGCCCGCCGAGCACCTCTCGCCGTACGGCGCCGACGCCACCCTCCTCAGCCGCCTCGGCGTCACCGAGGGCCTGACCGCCCTGGACGCCAACGGCGCCGCCGCCCCCGCGCTGGCGGCTTCCTGGACCCGCGAGAACGACCGCACCTGGCTGTTCACCCTGCGCGAGGCCACCTTCCAGGACGGCACCGACGTCACCCCGGCCGCGGTCGCCACCGCCCTCACCCACGCCACCGAGGCCCGGCCGGCCCCCGCCGCCCTCTCCGGCGTGACCCTCACCGCGAAGACCGAGGGCACCACCGGCGTCCGGGTCACCACGAAGAACCCCGACCCCGCCCTGCCGCTGCGCCTGTCCAGCCCCAGCCTCGCCGTCCTGTCCGCGAAGGCCTACGGCAGGACGAACCGCGTCGACCCGGTCGGCCACGCCACCGGCCCCTTCGAGCTCACCAAGGTCATGGGCGCCACCGCCGCCACCCTCGACCGCAACGACGACTACTGGGGCGGCCGCGCGCAGGCCCCGGGCATCGACGTGAAGTTCGTCGCCGACGGCACCGCCCGAGCGAGCGCGCTCCGCACCGACCAGGTCGACCTCGCGGAGGCGATCCCCGTCGCCCAGGCCGCCACGCTCGACAAGGGCCTCCGCAAGGCCACCGCCACGACCCGCACCACGAGCCTGCTCCTCAACACCGAGTCGGACGTGTTCCAGGACGTCGGCCTCCGGGCCGCCGCGCGGCAGGCGGTCGACACCTCCGCACTCGCCGAGGGTGTCTACGAGGGGTACGCCGACGCCGGCACCGGCCTCTACGGGCCTGCCGTGACCTGGGCCGAGAGCAAGCGGACCGAGCCGGCCGGGCGGGCGGGGGCCACCGACCCGGACGGGGCCGCGATCACCCTCGCGACGTACGACAACCGGCCCGAACTCCCCGAGGTCGCCCAGGTGTTGAAGCAGCAGCTGGAGAAGGCCGGCTTCGAGGTGGAGCTGGAGGTGCGCGAGTACTCGCGGCTGGAGAGCGATGTGCTGGCGGGCAGGTTCGACGCCTTCGTCGGTGCCCGCAACAGCCTCCTCGACACCGGCGACCCCGTCTCGCTCCTCGCCAGCGACTTCACCTGCGACGGCAGCTACAACCTGGCGCTGCTGTGCGACAAGGACGTCGACAAGGCGGTGCGGAAGGCCGAGCGCGTCACCGACACCGCCGGGCGCCAGGACGCCGCCATGGCGGCCGAGGCGAAGATCCTCGGCACCGACGCCGTCGTCCCGCTGGTCCACCAGCGCGTCATCACCGGCGTCGGCCCCAAGGTCGGCGGCGCTCTCCTCGACCCGTACGAGCGCACCCTCGTCGGCCTCGGCACCCGGCGCTGA
- a CDS encoding dehydrogenase, with translation MKRTASAFWLNSPGAGEIREVTLPAPSEGEVLVRALYSGVSRGTETLVFRGGVPESQHAAMRAPFQEGDFPAPVKYGYLSVGEVEEGPADLVGRTVFCLYPHQTRYVVPVTAVTPVPENVPAERAILAGTVETAVNAAWDAAPLVGDRIAVVGGGMIGCSVAALLARFPGVRIQLVDADPARATVAKALGVDFALPRDALGGCDLVVHASATEQGLARSLELLTPEGTVLELSWYGDRKVSLPLGEAFHSRRLVIRSSQVGTVSPARRSSRTYADRLALALELLADPALDALITGESAFEELPQVMPRLTSGEIPALCHRVRYGKSA, from the coding sequence ATGAAGCGCACCGCGAGTGCTTTCTGGCTCAACAGCCCCGGTGCGGGTGAGATACGTGAGGTCACCCTCCCGGCTCCCTCCGAGGGGGAGGTGCTGGTCCGCGCCCTGTACTCCGGCGTCAGCCGCGGCACGGAGACGCTCGTCTTCCGCGGCGGGGTCCCCGAGAGCCAGCACGCCGCCATGCGGGCGCCGTTCCAGGAGGGCGACTTCCCGGCACCCGTGAAGTACGGCTACCTCAGCGTCGGAGAGGTCGAGGAGGGCCCGGCGGACCTCGTGGGCCGTACGGTCTTCTGCCTCTACCCGCACCAGACGCGCTACGTCGTCCCGGTGACCGCCGTGACCCCGGTGCCCGAGAACGTGCCCGCCGAACGGGCGATCCTCGCCGGCACGGTGGAGACCGCCGTCAACGCCGCCTGGGACGCGGCGCCGCTCGTCGGTGACCGCATCGCCGTGGTCGGCGGCGGCATGATCGGCTGCTCGGTCGCCGCACTGCTGGCCCGCTTCCCCGGCGTACGGATCCAGCTGGTCGACGCCGACCCGGCACGGGCGACCGTCGCGAAGGCCCTGGGCGTCGACTTCGCGCTGCCGCGGGACGCGCTCGGGGGGTGCGACCTCGTCGTCCACGCCAGCGCCACCGAGCAGGGACTGGCCCGCTCCCTGGAGCTGCTGACGCCCGAGGGCACGGTCCTCGAACTCAGTTGGTACGGCGACCGGAAGGTCAGCCTTCCGCTCGGTGAGGCCTTCCACTCCCGGCGGCTCGTCATCCGCAGCAGCCAGGTCGGCACGGTCTCCCCGGCCCGCCGCTCCAGCCGCACGTACGCCGACCGGCTGGCCCTCGCCCTGGAACTGCTCGCCGACCCGGCGCTCGACGCGCTCATCACGGGGGAAAGCGCGTTCGAGGAGCTGCCGCAGGTGATGCCCAGGCTCACTTCCGGGGAAATTCCCGCTCTTTGTCACCGCGTGAGGTACGGCAAGAGCGCCTGA
- a CDS encoding ABC transporter permease subunit, translated as MRQQAATLLWRAGIAAALVCAIGLLPWLTRTDPALTVLKARSAERDPDPQVLADIRARLGLDDGPFRLLGQWLGGLWRGDAGQSWISGTEVTPAVLQALGASLLLMAVALGCATVTAALICARTLWLGAHHRLAGRGAGGSGSAVLAALPEFLTASVLATVVGVQLGWLPALGWYGPKWTILPALALGLPAGAVLGRLLDDLLPGAFAEPWAPAAAARGLPGRAIARQALRRCLPGLLPNTGLFAVGLTGGSVAVEQIFDIPGLGRTTLQAALAQDLPVLQAGTLALVLLAAACAGLATLATRLLIGTALRDGALPSLHRPKPPVRGIQPIAYGGLLAVVIALGLPRDPLALDTRQPLQAPSRAHPFGTDALGRDVLARVGHGALETLLLALAIGTAALLIGVLLGLLPRLSGPLVDTVTALPPVLVALLVTAVTGSGPTTPALAVTAVAWAPLAAHTSALLRQERAALHITATLGLGAGPWHLLRHELLPAVLPPVTRHALLRLPGIALALASLAFLGLGAQPPSPEWGLLLAENQPYAERAPWAVLAPAAVLALLGALAVTAAGGVRGPRRTPRPPVSEPEQQPRTREWVEAR; from the coding sequence GTGCGGCAGCAAGCGGCCACGCTCCTGTGGCGGGCCGGGATCGCCGCCGCCCTCGTGTGCGCCATCGGCCTGCTGCCCTGGCTCACGCGCACGGACCCGGCGCTGACCGTGCTCAAGGCCCGCTCGGCCGAACGCGACCCCGACCCGCAGGTGCTGGCCGACATCCGGGCCCGACTGGGCCTGGACGACGGCCCGTTCCGTCTTCTCGGGCAGTGGCTGGGCGGACTGTGGCGCGGGGACGCCGGACAGTCGTGGATCTCCGGCACCGAGGTCACACCCGCCGTGCTCCAGGCCCTCGGGGCGTCCCTGCTGCTGATGGCGGTGGCCCTCGGGTGCGCCACCGTCACCGCCGCCCTGATCTGTGCCCGCACCCTGTGGCTCGGCGCGCACCACCGGCTCGCCGGACGCGGGGCCGGCGGCAGCGGGTCCGCGGTCCTCGCCGCGCTGCCCGAGTTCCTCACCGCGTCCGTGCTCGCCACCGTCGTCGGCGTCCAGCTCGGCTGGCTGCCCGCCCTCGGCTGGTACGGGCCGAAGTGGACGATCCTGCCCGCCCTCGCCCTCGGCCTGCCCGCCGGGGCCGTGCTCGGCCGCCTCCTCGACGACCTGCTGCCCGGCGCCTTCGCCGAACCGTGGGCGCCGGCCGCCGCCGCGCGCGGACTGCCCGGCCGCGCCATCGCCCGCCAGGCACTGCGCCGCTGTCTGCCCGGACTCCTGCCGAACACCGGCCTGTTCGCGGTCGGCCTCACCGGCGGCTCGGTCGCCGTCGAGCAGATCTTCGACATACCCGGCCTCGGCCGCACCACCCTCCAGGCCGCCCTCGCCCAGGACCTCCCCGTCCTCCAGGCCGGCACCCTCGCCCTCGTCCTCCTCGCCGCGGCCTGCGCCGGCCTCGCCACCCTCGCCACCCGCCTGCTCATCGGCACCGCCCTGCGCGACGGCGCCCTGCCCTCGCTGCACAGACCGAAGCCGCCGGTACGCGGTATACAGCCGATCGCCTACGGTGGACTGCTGGCGGTCGTCATCGCGCTCGGCCTGCCCCGCGACCCGCTCGCCCTCGACACGCGGCAGCCCCTCCAAGCGCCGTCCCGCGCGCACCCCTTCGGCACCGACGCGCTCGGCCGCGACGTCCTCGCCCGCGTCGGCCACGGCGCCCTGGAAACCCTGCTGCTCGCCCTCGCGATCGGCACGGCCGCACTGCTCATCGGCGTCCTGCTCGGACTGCTGCCCCGTCTGTCCGGCCCGCTCGTCGACACGGTCACCGCGTTGCCGCCGGTGCTCGTCGCCCTCCTCGTCACCGCCGTCACCGGCAGCGGTCCCACCACCCCCGCGCTCGCCGTCACCGCCGTCGCCTGGGCACCCCTCGCCGCCCACACCTCCGCACTGCTCCGCCAGGAACGCGCCGCCCTCCACATCACCGCCACCCTCGGCCTGGGCGCCGGCCCCTGGCACCTGCTGCGCCACGAACTCCTGCCCGCCGTCCTGCCGCCCGTCACCCGTCACGCCCTGCTACGGCTCCCCGGCATCGCCCTCGCCCTGGCCTCCCTCGCCTTCCTCGGCCTGGGCGCCCAACCGCCCTCCCCGGAGTGGGGCCTGCTGCTCGCCGAGAACCAGCCCTACGCCGAGCGCGCCCCCTGGGCCGTCCTCGCCCCGGCCGCCGTCCTCGCCCTGCTCGGCGCGCTGGCGGTCACCGCGGCGGGAGGAGTGCGCGGGCCGCGCCGCACCCCGCGCCCACCCGTGAGCGAACCCGAACAGCAGCCTCGTACAAGGGAATGGGTGGAAGCCCGATGA
- a CDS encoding DUF4132 domain-containing protein, whose product MLYDDLVRALTDPDFALDVRAADLSGLSDEEVGGLLAAAYRARRGATDAMKGVRVAVHQAVRDREPRYTPDACRRMFEAVVACSEDPDDVVSLRPVVDALTHCTGPWPDLSGPARALTGFLVGKGAATDPYSLLMVASLGGGEALRTAADLLRRDGGAIAMDGIDVVIGLTPAERTVLVQLDGLNTYDPPPNAPDLWRQVAGIPAYVAFARRALEAAADRADALQRGDIPYRADKAFTPREVDMLGQAARVALLRDEPWLPDLLDRLLPGIAVAPTSAKTVPSQALLYELVRAARDFPTPELVTAIRTARSVTRHAGIPRQLDKLLKQVEPALAERTEVALRLSREGFDDDGVLRREAGGGYTAVVTVTETAHLTWEKDGRPLKSVPAPVRRDRAGLVKELRDLVKRVDIQLGTLARALEGGFTVDAVHPYGWWRAELAGHPLARSVVRRLIWEIEVAPGRWLAVLPSTEDLPDAPDDASVRLWHPIRSDADTVRAWRDRLVDGQLRQPFKQAFREIYRLTPAEEETRVHSLRFAAHLVHYRRMFALFRARGWTSRLLGPWDAGDGDAALRTLGAGEWRAAFFHTYVDWADGDGVASTDRVRFERRVAGAWREAPLAEVPPPVFSEAMRDVDLFVGVTSIAADPDWTEHGPARAYWERAGFAELSESAEARRDALARILPRLKIADRCTLDGRFLVVRGDLRTYRIHLGSANILMEPDDSYLCIVPTRGKAVGKVFLPFEDDRLTVILSKALLLAADTEITDPSILAQLGKGRAG is encoded by the coding sequence ATGCTCTACGACGACTTGGTCCGGGCGCTGACCGACCCCGACTTCGCCCTCGACGTCCGCGCGGCCGACCTCTCGGGACTCTCCGACGAGGAGGTCGGCGGGCTGCTCGCGGCGGCCTACCGGGCCCGGCGCGGGGCCACGGACGCGATGAAGGGGGTGCGGGTGGCGGTGCACCAGGCGGTCAGGGACAGGGAACCGCGCTACACGCCCGACGCGTGCCGCCGGATGTTCGAGGCGGTCGTCGCCTGCAGCGAGGACCCCGACGACGTGGTGAGCCTCCGGCCGGTCGTGGACGCGCTGACACACTGCACGGGGCCCTGGCCCGACCTTTCCGGCCCGGCCCGTGCCTTGACCGGTTTCCTGGTGGGGAAGGGGGCCGCCACCGACCCGTACTCGCTGCTCATGGTGGCGAGCCTCGGGGGCGGCGAGGCGCTGCGGACGGCGGCCGACCTCCTGCGACGCGACGGAGGAGCCATAGCCATGGACGGGATCGACGTCGTCATCGGACTCACTCCCGCCGAGCGGACCGTGCTCGTGCAGCTCGACGGGCTCAACACCTACGACCCGCCGCCGAACGCACCGGACCTCTGGCGGCAGGTGGCCGGCATCCCGGCCTACGTCGCCTTCGCCCGCCGTGCGCTGGAAGCCGCGGCCGACCGCGCCGACGCCCTCCAGCGCGGCGACATCCCCTACCGGGCCGACAAGGCGTTCACGCCCCGCGAGGTCGACATGCTCGGACAGGCCGCCCGGGTGGCCCTGCTGCGCGACGAGCCCTGGCTGCCGGACCTCCTCGACCGGCTGCTGCCCGGCATCGCCGTCGCCCCGACGTCCGCGAAGACGGTCCCCTCGCAGGCCCTGCTGTACGAACTGGTCCGTGCCGCACGGGACTTCCCGACGCCGGAACTGGTCACCGCGATCCGCACCGCCCGCTCGGTGACCCGCCACGCCGGGATTCCCCGGCAGCTCGACAAGCTGCTCAAGCAGGTCGAGCCGGCCCTGGCCGAGCGGACCGAGGTGGCCCTGCGGCTGTCGAGGGAGGGCTTCGACGACGACGGTGTCCTGCGCAGAGAGGCGGGCGGCGGGTACACGGCCGTCGTCACGGTCACCGAGACCGCCCACCTGACCTGGGAGAAGGACGGCCGCCCCCTGAAGAGCGTCCCCGCGCCCGTCCGGCGCGACCGCGCCGGCCTGGTCAAGGAGCTGCGCGACCTGGTGAAGCGGGTGGACATCCAGCTCGGCACCCTCGCCCGGGCGTTGGAGGGCGGGTTCACCGTCGACGCCGTCCACCCGTACGGCTGGTGGCGCGCGGAACTGGCCGGGCATCCCCTCGCCCGGTCCGTCGTACGCCGGCTGATCTGGGAGATCGAGGTGGCGCCCGGCCGGTGGCTGGCGGTCCTGCCGTCGACCGAGGACCTCCCCGACGCGCCCGACGACGCCTCCGTCCGGCTGTGGCATCCGATCCGCTCCGACGCCGACACCGTACGGGCCTGGCGGGACCGGCTCGTCGACGGGCAGCTGAGACAGCCGTTCAAGCAGGCGTTCCGGGAGATCTACCGGCTCACCCCGGCGGAGGAGGAGACCCGCGTCCACTCCCTGCGCTTCGCCGCCCATCTCGTGCACTACCGCCGGATGTTCGCGCTGTTCCGGGCCCGCGGCTGGACGAGCCGGCTGCTCGGGCCCTGGGACGCCGGGGACGGGGACGCGGCCCTGCGGACCCTGGGCGCGGGGGAGTGGCGGGCCGCCTTCTTCCACACCTACGTGGACTGGGCCGACGGTGACGGGGTGGCCTCGACCGACCGGGTCCGCTTCGAGCGCCGGGTGGCGGGCGCCTGGCGCGAGGCGCCCCTCGCGGAGGTGCCGCCGCCGGTGTTCAGCGAGGCGATGCGCGACGTGGACCTCTTCGTCGGCGTGACCTCGATCGCCGCCGACCCCGACTGGACCGAGCACGGACCGGCCCGCGCCTACTGGGAACGGGCCGGGTTCGCCGAGCTGAGCGAGAGCGCCGAGGCCCGCCGCGACGCCCTCGCGCGGATCCTGCCGCGCCTGAAGATCGCCGACCGGTGCACCCTCGACGGCCGCTTCCTGGTGGTCCGCGGCGACCTGCGCACGTACCGTATCCATCTCGGTTCGGCGAACATCCTGATGGAGCCCGACGACTCCTATCTGTGCATCGTCCCTACCCGCGGCAAGGCCGTCGGCAAGGTCTTCCTGCCGTTCGAGGACGACCGGCTCACCGTGATCCTCAGCAAGGCCCTGCTGCTGGCCGCCGACACCGAGATCACCGACCCGTCCATCCTCGCGCAGTTGGGGAAGGGGAGAGCGGGCTGA
- a CDS encoding CDP-alcohol phosphatidyltransferase family protein, which yields MALNNTYDARLVQQETAVGAGLQILLLALLGTAIGMGPAGWLTGLVFAAATWAVLSRALHRHRPRSFGPANRVTLGRATLVGGVTALVADSFQSSPPVTLFVGLTAVALILDGVDGKVARRTGTSTPLGARFDMEVDAFLILVLSVYVSMTHGPWVLLIGGMRYAFVAAARVWPWLNAPLPPSTARKTVAALQGVFLLLAASGLLPYALEFGVVATALGALVWSFGRDILWLLRTSRIEEVLLEDVRELVAG from the coding sequence GTGGCCCTGAACAACACTTACGACGCAAGGCTGGTCCAGCAGGAGACCGCTGTGGGAGCGGGTCTGCAGATCCTGTTGCTGGCTCTGCTCGGGACGGCGATCGGCATGGGACCGGCGGGCTGGCTGACCGGCCTCGTCTTCGCCGCCGCCACCTGGGCGGTGCTCTCCCGGGCCCTGCACCGCCACCGTCCGCGCTCCTTCGGCCCCGCCAACCGGGTCACGCTCGGCCGGGCCACCCTGGTCGGCGGGGTCACCGCCCTGGTCGCCGACTCCTTCCAGAGCTCACCGCCGGTCACCCTCTTCGTCGGTCTGACGGCCGTGGCCCTGATCCTCGACGGCGTCGACGGCAAGGTCGCCCGCCGCACCGGCACCTCCACCCCGCTCGGCGCCCGCTTCGACATGGAGGTCGACGCGTTCCTGATCCTGGTGCTCAGCGTCTACGTGTCCATGACGCACGGCCCCTGGGTCCTGCTGATCGGCGGCATGCGCTACGCCTTCGTCGCCGCCGCCCGTGTCTGGCCGTGGCTGAACGCCCCGCTCCCGCCGAGCACGGCCCGCAAGACGGTGGCCGCGCTCCAGGGTGTGTTCCTGCTCCTGGCCGCCTCGGGCCTGCTGCCGTACGCCCTGGAGTTCGGGGTCGTCGCGACGGCGCTGGGCGCGCTGGTGTGGTCGTTCGGCCGGGACATCCTGTGGCTGCTGCGCACCTCCCGGATCGAGGAGGTCCTGCTGGAGGACGTGCGCGAGCTGGTCGCGGGATGA